One region of Streptomyces subrutilus genomic DNA includes:
- a CDS encoding non-ribosomal peptide synthetase has translation MTSDSAVPATTIRPRRTGAAPSARARTGLALGPAAADGLARVSGGRPLEELVALTAATAVVVGAAEHTDEPVLAVSGPAGPVLCGIGLTGRSTVGDLVRAADSALRSAPAVPDEETALAGAVLVRSARVGDGPAARASRQDAIELTLTEPGADGVRELVAEAGPDRAEAWFLDVLLRSVSGVLAGFTDPHGPAAALPPAAADDVAQAVELGRRGFVPEIVPTTLTAPIEETVRAHPDRTAVVAGAQTLTYREFWQAAQAVAARLRTAGIGRGHRVGVLTGKTVHAVPAIVGTLLAGAAYVPLDPRSPAARLAEILDDAECAAVLAAPDLLAGLPAGLTAPVIDLRAAAAGPAAEPEAGPSGPLPGDLAYVVYTSGSTGKPKGVEIRHRAIASYVHWKVRHHGLDADTRVLQLPSLAFDSSVADLFPVLASGGRLVLADTHQLLPRQLAELAEQHRITHLTTVPSLYRVLVGELPRAAASLRAVTVAGEATTPDLVGRHHELLPGVRLINEYGPTESSVGATAFDHGTSAGPGCPIGRPIANTVATVTGADGRILPVGFVGELRLAGHGLADGYRNRPELTAAAFVADAGAPGGRSYRTGDLVWWRPDGMLEFTGRADDQVKIRGHRVEPGEVESVLGRLPGVRQAAVAVVSGPDGAPALAAWMEAADTTVEEIRAGAGAALPPAMVPASLTLVDALPRMVSGKIDRGALVRLAGADAAPAPAPSPPRTGAGGDAVEARVRAIFEEVLGSGPIGPDGDFFEEGGHSLLAISVIDTIEKQLGVTVDLGDFFDAPTVGEVSALIRKAGPDFEA, from the coding sequence ATGACGTCCGACTCTGCCGTGCCCGCCACCACGATCCGCCCCCGGCGCACGGGCGCCGCCCCCTCGGCGCGGGCCCGAACCGGCCTCGCGCTGGGCCCGGCCGCCGCCGACGGCCTCGCCAGGGTCTCCGGCGGGCGCCCCCTGGAGGAACTGGTCGCCCTCACCGCGGCCACGGCCGTGGTGGTCGGTGCGGCGGAGCACACCGACGAGCCGGTGCTGGCCGTGTCCGGCCCGGCCGGGCCGGTGCTCTGCGGGATCGGGCTCACCGGCCGCTCCACCGTCGGCGACCTGGTCCGGGCCGCCGACTCGGCGCTGCGGTCGGCGCCCGCGGTGCCCGACGAGGAGACGGCGCTCGCCGGCGCGGTGCTGGTCCGCTCGGCACGCGTCGGTGACGGCCCCGCCGCCCGCGCGTCCCGGCAGGACGCGATCGAGCTGACCCTGACCGAGCCCGGTGCGGACGGCGTGCGCGAACTGGTGGCCGAGGCCGGACCGGACCGCGCCGAGGCCTGGTTCCTGGACGTCCTGCTGCGCTCGGTGTCCGGTGTCCTGGCCGGCTTCACCGACCCGCACGGCCCCGCCGCCGCGCTGCCGCCCGCCGCGGCGGACGACGTGGCGCAGGCCGTCGAACTCGGCCGGCGCGGCTTCGTACCGGAGATCGTCCCCACGACGCTGACGGCGCCGATCGAGGAGACGGTCCGCGCGCACCCGGACCGTACGGCCGTCGTCGCCGGTGCGCAGACCCTGACCTACCGCGAGTTCTGGCAGGCCGCGCAGGCCGTCGCGGCGCGCCTGCGCACAGCGGGCATCGGACGCGGGCACCGGGTCGGAGTGCTCACCGGCAAGACGGTCCACGCCGTGCCGGCGATCGTCGGCACCCTGCTCGCGGGCGCGGCCTACGTGCCGCTTGACCCCAGGTCACCGGCCGCGAGGCTGGCCGAGATCCTCGACGACGCCGAGTGCGCGGCCGTACTCGCCGCGCCCGACCTGCTCGCCGGGCTGCCCGCCGGCCTCACCGCCCCGGTGATCGACCTGCGGGCCGCGGCTGCCGGACCCGCCGCCGAGCCCGAGGCCGGCCCGTCCGGACCGCTCCCCGGCGACCTCGCGTACGTGGTGTACACCTCGGGGTCGACCGGCAAGCCCAAGGGCGTGGAGATCCGGCACCGTGCCATCGCGAGCTACGTGCACTGGAAGGTGCGCCACCACGGGCTGGACGCCGACACCAGGGTGCTCCAGCTGCCGTCGCTGGCCTTCGACAGCTCCGTCGCGGACCTGTTCCCGGTACTGGCCTCGGGCGGGCGCCTCGTCCTCGCGGACACGCACCAGCTGCTGCCGCGCCAGTTGGCCGAGCTGGCGGAACAGCACCGCATCACCCACCTCACGACCGTCCCGAGCCTCTACCGGGTCCTGGTGGGCGAACTCCCGCGCGCGGCGGCCTCGTTGCGCGCCGTCACGGTCGCCGGCGAGGCCACCACGCCCGATCTGGTGGGCCGCCACCACGAACTGCTGCCCGGGGTCCGGCTGATCAACGAGTACGGCCCGACGGAGAGCTCGGTGGGCGCGACCGCGTTCGACCACGGCACGTCCGCCGGACCCGGCTGCCCGATCGGCCGGCCCATCGCCAACACCGTCGCCACCGTGACCGGCGCCGACGGCCGGATCCTGCCGGTCGGATTCGTCGGAGAGCTCAGGCTGGCGGGACACGGCCTCGCGGACGGGTACCGCAACCGGCCGGAGCTGACGGCGGCGGCGTTCGTGGCCGACGCGGGGGCGCCGGGCGGCCGGAGCTACCGCACTGGGGACCTCGTCTGGTGGCGTCCGGACGGAATGCTGGAGTTCACCGGGCGCGCCGACGACCAGGTGAAGATCCGCGGCCACCGGGTGGAGCCCGGCGAGGTCGAGAGCGTCCTGGGGCGCCTGCCGGGCGTCCGGCAGGCGGCGGTCGCCGTGGTGAGCGGACCCGACGGGGCTCCGGCGCTGGCGGCCTGGATGGAAGCCGCGGACACCACGGTGGAGGAGATCAGGGCCGGGGCCGGTGCCGCGCTTCCGCCCGCGATGGTGCCGGCCTCCCTCACGCTGGTCGACGCGCTGCCCCGGATGGTGAGCGGCAAGATCGACCGGGGCGCCCTGGTGCGCCTCGCCGGGGCGGACGCCGCCCCGGCGCCGGCGCCCTCCCCGCCACGGACGGGAGCGGGGGGCGACGCGGTGGAGGCGCGGGTCCGGGCCATCTTCGAGGAGGTCCTCGGCTCCGGCCCGATCGGCCCCGACGGGGACTTCTTCGAGGAGGGCGGGCACAGCCTGCTCGCGATCTCCGTGATCGACACCATCGAGAAGCAGCTGGGCGTCACCGTCGACCTGGGTGACTTCTTCGACGCGCCCACGGTCGGCGAGGTCTCCGCGCTGATACGCAAGGCCGGGCCGGACTTCGAGGCGTAG
- the gntD gene encoding guanitoxin biosynthesis L-enduracididine beta-hydroxylase GntD has product MTTSIRPRTGTELRLTGAEARQVSELTLRLAERYRAADDERLLQELPLLTDELPLRVRRFLRAFSLDQAHGFCVVNGHLVDDERIGPTPAHWKDETRIHRELPEEILVLLYGSLLGEPFGWATQQDGHLVNDVFPIRQYERELLGTGSKTPLTLHTEDAFHPYRADYIILSALRNPDSVPVTVAEADFSRLPQDVLDVLFQNRFHIVPDKSHLPENNTVRTDEDRLVFENIARLIDGLGLVPMLTGSRSHPLLCFDATHMSAPPEDTEAVRAFAAAAELLDAGLTDCPLEAGSCVFMNNHRVVHSRSAFQPRYDGTDRWLKRVNVTHDLRKSRGMRRSVGARLIG; this is encoded by the coding sequence ATGACGACGTCGATCAGGCCCCGGACCGGGACGGAGCTGCGGCTGACCGGGGCCGAGGCCCGGCAGGTGTCCGAGCTGACCCTGCGCCTGGCCGAGCGGTACCGCGCGGCCGACGATGAACGGCTGCTCCAGGAACTGCCGTTGCTCACCGACGAGCTGCCCCTGCGGGTCCGGCGGTTCCTGCGCGCCTTCTCCCTCGACCAGGCGCACGGCTTCTGCGTGGTGAACGGCCATCTCGTGGACGACGAGCGCATCGGACCCACGCCCGCGCACTGGAAGGACGAGACGCGGATCCACCGCGAGCTGCCCGAGGAGATCCTCGTCCTCCTCTACGGTTCGCTGCTCGGCGAACCGTTCGGCTGGGCCACCCAGCAGGACGGGCACCTGGTCAACGACGTGTTCCCGATCCGCCAGTACGAGCGAGAGCTGCTCGGCACGGGCAGCAAGACACCGCTGACCCTGCACACCGAGGACGCCTTCCACCCCTACCGCGCCGACTACATCATCCTGTCGGCGCTGCGCAATCCCGACTCGGTACCGGTGACCGTCGCGGAGGCGGACTTCTCGCGGCTGCCGCAGGACGTCCTCGACGTCCTGTTCCAGAACCGCTTCCACATCGTTCCCGACAAGTCGCACCTGCCGGAGAACAACACGGTGCGCACCGACGAGGACCGGCTGGTCTTCGAGAACATCGCGCGCCTCATCGACGGGCTCGGCCTGGTGCCCATGCTGACCGGCTCCCGGTCCCACCCGCTGCTGTGCTTCGACGCGACGCACATGTCGGCGCCCCCGGAGGACACCGAGGCCGTGCGGGCCTTCGCGGCGGCGGCGGAGCTGCTCGACGCGGGTCTGACCGACTGCCCGCTAGAAGCCGGGAGTTGTGTCTTCATGAACAACCACCGGGTGGTGCACAGCCGCAGTGCGTTCCAGCCGCGCTACGACGGCACCGACCGCTGGCTCAAGCGGGTCAACGTCACCCACGACCTGCGCAAGTCCCGCGGCATGCGACGGTCCGTCGGCGCCCGCCTGATCGGCTAG
- a CDS encoding condensation domain-containing protein: MTSDTALRHRATPAGPDLTQRLCELFATALELDDVTPDTDFFVAGGHSLSALDLAVAVEAAFGVRVRVRDVFDAATPALLAARLAELVPGGGESAEPAAPLPRPTAALPGTGVSEATRWLWLERQRGEADSGAYTVPCLLEGEGAVDPDKLGAALAALARRHPALRTVFVEAQGEPRALLTDEVPPLEVVDLRGDEAGDTRFDSLVDERLTVPFDPSTGPLTRTTLFLRADARWSLLLLADHLVCDGRSLEILATQLVAAYADPAAARPAEDRPAHRPTGQEAALDHWRRVLLPPPAPLPLPVSGPRARRAGSATGMAVREIAPDQLRRLTDLGRRHHAGAFVPLAAAVARTLAGITGSTDICLGTPVDRRARLGAQDAVGFHVATVPLRLEVREEAAADDLVRQVAQRTVDAVDHSEVAFDTLVAALAPPRSPGRPPFFDVWVALYPRIDTGPCAPEGIALRGGPIPQRVGMFELSFQFVEHADGMRLWLQYDTERYAADTAERIAGRLGEELARLLRDPAEPAAEDAPARRAFGGFRFDA, encoded by the coding sequence ATGACTTCTGACACCGCCCTCAGGCACAGGGCGACTCCGGCCGGACCCGACCTGACGCAGCGGCTGTGCGAGCTGTTCGCCACGGCACTCGAACTGGACGACGTCACCCCGGACACCGACTTCTTCGTCGCCGGCGGACACAGCCTGTCCGCACTGGACCTCGCCGTCGCCGTGGAAGCGGCCTTCGGCGTGCGGGTCCGCGTACGGGACGTCTTCGACGCCGCCACGCCCGCCCTGCTCGCGGCCCGGCTGGCCGAACTCGTCCCCGGTGGCGGGGAATCCGCGGAGCCGGCCGCCCCGCTCCCCCGGCCCACCGCCGCGCTGCCCGGGACCGGGGTCTCCGAGGCCACGCGCTGGCTGTGGCTCGAACGGCAGCGCGGGGAGGCCGACTCCGGGGCCTACACGGTGCCCTGCCTGCTGGAGGGCGAGGGCGCCGTGGACCCCGACAAGCTGGGCGCGGCGCTGGCCGCACTGGCCCGGCGCCACCCGGCGCTGCGGACCGTCTTCGTCGAGGCCCAGGGCGAACCGCGGGCGCTGCTCACCGACGAGGTGCCCCCGTTGGAGGTCGTCGACCTGCGCGGGGACGAGGCGGGCGACACCCGGTTCGACTCCCTGGTGGACGAGCGCCTCACCGTCCCGTTCGACCCCTCGACCGGCCCGCTCACCCGGACCACCCTGTTCCTGCGCGCCGACGCCCGGTGGTCGCTCCTGCTGCTCGCGGACCACCTCGTGTGCGACGGCCGCAGCCTGGAGATCCTGGCCACGCAGCTCGTGGCGGCCTACGCGGACCCGGCTGCCGCCCGGCCGGCCGAGGACCGGCCCGCCCACCGCCCGACCGGCCAGGAGGCCGCGCTCGACCACTGGCGCCGCGTGCTGCTCCCCCCGCCGGCGCCGCTGCCCCTCCCGGTGAGCGGGCCGCGGGCGCGGCGGGCCGGCAGCGCCACCGGCATGGCCGTGCGGGAGATCGCCCCGGACCAGCTGCGCCGACTGACGGACCTGGGCAGGCGGCACCACGCGGGCGCGTTCGTACCGCTGGCCGCCGCCGTCGCCCGTACCCTCGCGGGGATCACCGGCAGCACGGACATCTGCCTGGGCACCCCCGTGGACCGGCGGGCCCGGCTCGGCGCGCAGGACGCGGTCGGCTTCCACGTCGCGACCGTCCCGCTGCGGCTGGAGGTCCGGGAGGAGGCCGCGGCGGACGACCTCGTCCGCCAGGTCGCGCAGCGCACGGTGGACGCGGTGGACCACAGCGAGGTCGCCTTCGACACGCTCGTGGCGGCGCTCGCGCCGCCGCGGTCCCCCGGCCGGCCGCCGTTCTTCGACGTGTGGGTGGCCCTCTACCCCCGCATCGACACCGGGCCGTGCGCGCCGGAGGGCATCGCCCTGCGCGGCGGGCCGATACCCCAGAGGGTCGGCATGTTCGAGCTGTCCTTCCAGTTCGTGGAGCACGCGGACGGCATGCGGCTGTGGCTCCAGTACGACACCGAGCGCTACGCGGCGGACACCGCCGAGCGGATCGCCGGGCGGCTCGGCGAGGAGCTGGCGCGGCTCCTGCGGGACCCCGCGGAGCCCGCGGCCGAAGACGCGCCGGCGAGGCGGGCCTTCGGCGGCTTCCGGTTCGACGCCTGA